aaacaatgttgatGACACGTTACCTTTTGCTCATGCTCATTTATACCAATTACTCTATTGGGACAACAAATACTGCCAGTCGGAACTGAACATGAAAATTTTTGTAAATGCAGATGTAGTCTGGGTTGAACATTAGTATTTGATCGTATTAGATCAAATTGCCCATTTGAGCTTTAGTTAATgtggtgcttttgtttttaaatcagtaCAGTTTgtgcacaaacgaacggtaccattttgggttcattttgagcagatgggggggcgtgggtgaactctggatgacttataaaataatattttataactaaaaaaaacgttgcagcacaaacgaaacagactattttccttaaattttgcgtggggtgggggggccagcttcacgcaggttaTTAACTACCATGAAAAGGAATTCTGAAACCATTTTATTTCTACTAACAGCATGTGTTCTACTTCTTTCTCAGAAGTACTGTATTTCTTTGCACGTTAATATATCTATCTGATTCATAACTTTTGATTTGGTGCAGGCATCTATAAAGAACTGTGCTTGGAATCGGTGAAGAACAAGTACGACTGTGAGATCCAGGCAGCCTGCCAGCATTGggaggtaagaaaaaaaagttgacagaAATGAGGCAATTTATGTCATTTTGTAATCCAGGACGAATGCCTTTTCCCTCGCAGTGTCTGTGGAAACAGATGAATACTTTGTATGTGTTAACACATGTTTCCCCAGAGTGAAAAGCTGCTGCTGTTTGACACAGTGCAGAGCGAGCTGGAGGAGAAGATAAGACGACTGGAGGAAGATAGACACAGTATTGACATCACCTCAGGTACAAAGGCGGCCATAAAAATGTGCATTGTATGAAAGTAACTAAGTATTAGGATTTGTAGTAGCCATGTCACCAGGATGAATGAAagtgaaagagaaaaagcagCGGCCCTGTGATCGAACCCTGTGGTGCCCCAAAATACAGTGAAGCAGAATGGGAATCCGAATTACcattatttacatatataCGGTAGTTCTGTCTGCCACATATGATCGAAACCAATCCAGAGCACAATGATTTATGACCACAGGGTGCAAGTAAaacttgaattatttttttttgtaaggaaATATTGTTCCTTCCCGCATAAGAATAATTTGTGACGTTTTTGTGGTTGGTCATGAGGGGGTCTGGTTCACAATCTCTGTTCTCAAAGATGTTGTGGAGGTTGAGGTCCCTTGACATTGCTCCACACCAAACTCCAACCTTTGCggacttttgttttgtgaacGTGAAATGGCCTTCCCCTAAACTTTCCCCACAAAGTTGGAAGCCTTGGGACATTTCCAAAGCTCTGATTTTAAGTGGAACTGAAGAGTCCAACCACTGATAGTTTATTTCACTGGTTAAAGAGATATTTGTCTTCATAGTGCATCGTGGCCAAAAAGTCTCCGCTCTAATCCGTCCTCTTGGATTTTCCAgagttgtggaatgatggccTGCATTCCcggaaaaacaagaagaaagaccCACTCTGCCccatcaagaagaagaagcctgTCGTTGTCTCTGATATCCTTTTCCATCATCTCACCACTCGACCTCCTTTTCTGCTCCGTAGCCTCGCATTTCTTTAACAGCTTTTTCCACGGCCTTATATCGTTTACATGCTGCAAGATCTGGATATTCTGGAGGACTGGACTGCAATCAGAAAAGTAATCATTTGAAAAGTGACTCGGGAGTGACTATCGAGATATGTGATGTGTCGTTTCTTCTCAGGCCATGGCGTCTCTCGGGCCGCATAGGGGGAAGGCCGAAGGTTCGTGCTGCACAAGACCATTCGCTACGCTGTGTTTTGCGAAGTCCTCACTTTATTCATGTTTCCCCCTCATCTCTCTCCTCATCCAAATTTGACTAGGCAAGACAGAACGACACCAGCATGTTGCACGATCCGAAGATGGCCGGCTTTTCTATGACAGCCAGTGGTACTGCAGGGGCCAGGCCATCTGTATCAACAGGAAAGATGAAGTTCCCACCAGGTATGTGTGCGCAAGGTTTGCCTCTTTGTGAATTTCGCAACACTTTGGCTTACGCAGTGTATGAATAGGGAGGGGCTGCTCGATGTTCTGACTGAGCCCATTTGAGACTTGCGAAGAATTACCACACGCCTTTTTAATTGGTCATCGATGtcgttttcttttctcacaCAGCGCTATCATCACCACCATCAACAATGACGAGGTGTGGTTCAAACGACTGGACGGCACCAAGTCCAAGCTGTACATCTCGCAGTTGCAGAAAGGCAAATACACCATCAAACACTCGTGAAAACAACAGAGAGCCTGTTCAGAGATTTCCACGTGGCGTCCGCTTATGCTGTTGCATACGTCCTTCAAATGCGTTCACAACTCACCTCGCCTCCCCTCTGTTTATGTTCCCTGAAAGAGGCCAATCCAATGATCTCTCTAAACGCGTTGCCAATGTCCAAAAAAGGGGAACGAGGCAAAGCACTGCTACAAACAAAGGCAGGTAAAGCGCCAGCAGTCTTGAACTGTGACGCATGGAGCTTTGTGAGATGAGACAAAGCCCTTGGCATTCACAACTACACAGCGAGCCTTGCTGTGGGCTGTCGCAACAACTCATAAAGGACCGGAAGAGGGTCCAAACGGGTCCGTTTGCGGTCCTGCTGCAGGCATGGGATGGCGATTCGAGCTTTTTGAAGATAAAATGCACGCTTTGAGCGCATGTTTGGCGTGTGGACAGGGATTGCGCAAGTGGGAAGCAGTTGTGAGGAACTTAGTCACGCAAgagaatgttttgtttccgAGGAGCCGCTGTTGCAAATATCTCTTTTTGTTCTCTTTGCAGCACTGAATTACGGCACTGAGCATAGcaagtggttaaaaaaaaaaaggttcaggCAGTTTGTTGTACATAGAAGACTGTGTTTTGAGGTTACATCACTGTGATGCTCTGTTCGTAAGCCCAATGATTACCAGGGTTAAAAACTGGGCAGGCTACGTTTAATAAGCTGTGCCGTTTAATTTTAAATGCCTGTTTAAGAAAGACTGAATTTTCCTCCCAAATCCACCacgatgatttttttaatcttgttttgtactgtttctTTATGCATACATggttcaaaaatatttcttttcacgTAATGTTAATAGGTGTGTGTATAGAAGTCTCAATATtacaatcatttatttttgaattttaacaTTGTTTGAATTATGGATTATTTTGTACATCATTTTGTCTATGTTTTacattgaaagaaaatgtcttgTAGTTCAATGCATGTACAGCtgattaaatattttgttgctttcATCGGATGAAGATTGAGTCTTTGGAAGCAACCTTCAGGGCTTACCTACACTAGCCCATCTACATATTAAtgcaaataataatgacaTGTTGCCAAAATACCAGAAAAAGTTTTATTTAGGATCATTCATTATGCTGATGAATGTCTCTGCATATCTCAGAAATCATTGTCAAATGTTTCATAACCAATAAGACTAGCTCACGTGTCTTAAAAGACCACTTGCATTATGTTGCAAAAGAATATTGAATACTGTAATTACTCATCGATGGCAATGTCCAGAGTACCTGTACCTGTGAGCAGTTGAACGTCAAATAAAGTACTAATAAAAGCGTGTTGGGTAattatttgaaatttaaacATGATTTCCATTGATGCTTCTCTCAAGGTTTATAAAGTTCAAAGAAAAACGATGTATGTGGAGAACAATGTGGTggttatatttatattgctgTGATTTCAGTGTATTCCAGTTGAATTCTAGATAGGTTTACAGGATATAGTAGCTAAATAGCGCCATCTGGTGGTTGGAAAATGCACCATAATAGCAAAAGGTATACGTTGTCTTGAGTTTGTTTAATGTCTCAcagaaatataaacaaaattgCCATGAATAAGGGTTCTACGTTTTGGTCATTGACGATTATGTTTAGAACCAGAACCATATTAGTATATGGCAAAATGACTGCATTTATATtgcctcttttcttttttttaataataaaaactgtCCATAGATAGTAtggcttaaaaaaaaccaattaTGACATTTACCTTAAATACAGAcatttgatctgtgacgtcacttggacactccattaggtacaccgccattttcaagtgtacctaataacaggccactttattagggaaatatcatggtcaaaggtcacaggtgtcaagctctagtcctcggggccgcgttccaatatgttttctaagttaccctcgttaaacacacctgcgtgaaaagattttggtccttttcacgttctgcaggagctaaaacttttcacgcaggtgcatttaacgagggaatcttggaaaacatgttggaatgcggccacgaggactagagcttgacacctgtgacctttgaccatgatatttccctaataaagtggcctgttattaggtacacttgaaaatggcggtgtacctaatggagtgtctgtgtgattccctcgttaagtgcacctgcgtgaaaagttttagctcctgcagaacgtgaaaggagctaaaacttttcacgcaggtgcatttaacgagggaatcttggaaaacatgttggaatgcggccccgaggactagagcttgacacctgtgacctttgaccatgatatttccctaataaagtggcctgttattaggtacacttgaaaatggcggtgtacctaatggagtgtctgtgtgattccctcgttaagtgcacctgcgtgaaaagttttagctcctgcagaacgtgaaaggagctaaaacttttcacgcaggtgcgcttaacgagggtaacttggaaaacatattggaacgcggcccctcgaggactggaggtcgacacccctggtttaagtgaaaagtgccacacccgccctcacccccactttctgattggctgattgATCAGTGACGTCATGCGgtcactccattaggtacaccgccattttcaggtgtacctaatcacaggccacttcattagggaaaaatcatggtcaaagcttaactgaaagtgaaaagtgccacacccgccctcacccccactttctgattggcaggttgatctgtgacgtcactcggacattccattaggtacaccgccattttcgagtgtacctaataacaggccagtttattagggaaaaatcatggccaaagcttaactgaaagtgaaaagtgccacacccgccctcacccccacctcctgattggctggttgatctgtgacgtcacaatccattaggtacaccatcattttcaagtgtacctaataactttatggattttttgtacgtgttaAGAATGTgaatttgactacttgctctttattttgagggacaccaacacatattacacaacgtaaaacatatatacataatgtcatataaagcagttaaccaaatgtcagatttttgttttcatgcccataaaaataaaaacaaggaataaaacaccagacaagttttaacataaatgtttattaaaacaataataatggaaaatttcaaaccagcaatctaatgtgaaattgcagtagatctattggataacaataatTAGGCgtgtatatgcatacacgttatttaaaaactactgtgttataaaataaagattacccaaagaggcgcatcccttcatgcaataaagttagggtttgactcgttcgtgaacgggaagtgacgtcattttcttcttcgttttgtttcccggcgaggtggcaccagcttcaatgcgcattaccgacacctactggttgaagtcatatgaactgaaaaaagaacggaTCACTTCCTcacgttcactgaaaagattcgtcttttgaacgaatcgttcacacacgagccaacactagtgAAGCAGAACTCCTTTAGTCAAGGTTGAAACCTGATGTAAAGACAAATTAATTAACAGTTTGTTGTTCTTGGTGGTGCTGGTGCAGGCAGGCCATCGGGAAACGTGCCTTCTAAGTCAACTTCCTTTGAAACATGCACAGGTGACTCGACCTCTAAAGaaacttgacatttttaatgttgaaGACTCTGCCACGAAGACCCTCCCACCTGCTGGGCAAACAATGCAGAATTCTTAATaatgtaaattcaatttcGCCATTGTTGAGTGACGTCACATTGTAGTCCGTCGGTAAACTCGGGAatggatgcttttttttttcttttacttttctttcctcccagTTTAAAGGGGTGTTCAGAAATCAGAAAACTCATCAAAGCCAGCATAATGCTGCATTCTGTCCACTAAGTGTCAGTGAAGTTCCACATAGTAGAGGCTGCAGGTGTTTAGTGAAA
The Syngnathus acus chromosome 24, fSynAcu1.2, whole genome shotgun sequence genome window above contains:
- the LOC119117984 gene encoding breast cancer metastasis-suppressor 1-like protein-A, which translates into the protein MPVHSREKKESNHEEMEVDFPEQDGSSTDEEDTVSTSVSEDGDSSEMDDEDCERRRMECLDEMTTLEKQFTDLKEQLYKERLSQVDVKLQEVMAGCAQEYLEPLANLQENMQIRTKVAGIYKELCLESVKNKYDCEIQAACQHWESEKLLLFDTVQSELEEKIRRLEEDRHSIDITSELWNDGLHSRKNKKKDPLCPIKKKKPVVVSGPYIVYMLQDLDILEDWTAIRKAMASLGPHRGKAEGKTERHQHVARSEDGRLFYDSQWYCRGQAICINRKDEVPTSAIITTINNDEVWFKRLDGTKSKLYISQLQKGKYTIKHS